In Sphingopyxis sp. 113P3, one DNA window encodes the following:
- the yajC gene encoding preprotein translocase subunit YajC: MSTNLLLTQAAGSGGGAAGFIMLVPYLLIFVVFWFFLIRPQQVRMKEHRAKVAAVKPRDQVVTGGGIVGKVTRVDDDFVDVEIAQGVKIKVVKSTLSDVLQPGAKPAND, translated from the coding sequence GCCGGATCGGGGGGCGGGGCGGCCGGTTTCATCATGCTGGTCCCCTATCTGCTGATCTTCGTTGTTTTCTGGTTCTTCCTCATCCGCCCGCAGCAGGTGCGCATGAAGGAGCATCGCGCCAAGGTTGCGGCGGTGAAACCGCGCGATCAGGTGGTCACGGGCGGCGGAATTGTCGGCAAGGTTACGCGCGTCGACGATGATTTTGTCGATGTAGAGATCGCGCAAGGCGTGAAGATCAAGGTCGTGAAGTCAACGCTTTCGGACGTTCTTCAGCCCGGCGCCAAGCCCGCCAACGATTGA
- the secD gene encoding protein translocase subunit SecD, which produces MLDFPRWKTIGISLILLAGILFSIPSFLPEKAFNSLPGFAQTKVNLGLDLAGGSHLLLEADLADLQKTQLANMEKTVRTAMRGEHGADDDIAIGELRRSGNQISFLVRDQAQIDEARERLFRETQGAGLTGQRDWNINIVDVTRIVLTPTRAGQAQAVSRAMDTARDIIDRRVNALGTREPTIIREGDDRIVVQVPGLQDPQALKDLIGKTARLEFRMVDANADPAEAAAGRVPVGSEIVPYAEGEGTGAAFEVLSRQVMISGEQLIDARQSYDPQSNLPVVTIRFDSGGSSTFARVTQQNVGKRFAMVLDGKVLSAPSINEPILGGSAQISGNFTVASANALAISLRSGALPVKMEVVEERTVSPELGADSIEKGIIAGIIATVAVLTMMILVYGRFGVYANIALVFNIFLIIAIMGAFNATLTLPGIAGFVLTIGAAVDANVLINERIREELKRGRRPFQAVELGYSEASRAIFDANVTNVIAAALMFWFGSGPIKGFAVVLTIGIITSVFTAVTVTRMFAAHWLRSRRPAAITL; this is translated from the coding sequence ATGCTCGATTTTCCTCGCTGGAAGACCATCGGCATCAGCCTCATCCTCTTGGCTGGCATCCTCTTTTCCATTCCGAGCTTCCTGCCCGAGAAGGCGTTCAACAGCCTGCCGGGCTTTGCGCAGACGAAGGTCAATCTCGGGCTCGACCTTGCGGGCGGCAGCCACCTGCTTCTCGAGGCGGATCTTGCCGACCTTCAAAAAACGCAGCTTGCCAACATGGAAAAGACCGTGCGTACCGCCATGCGCGGCGAGCATGGCGCTGATGACGATATCGCGATCGGCGAACTGCGCCGCTCCGGCAACCAGATCAGCTTTCTCGTTCGCGACCAGGCGCAGATCGACGAGGCGCGCGAGCGATTGTTTCGCGAAACGCAAGGGGCCGGGCTGACGGGCCAGCGCGACTGGAACATCAACATCGTCGACGTGACGCGGATCGTGCTCACCCCCACCCGGGCGGGGCAAGCGCAGGCTGTCAGCCGTGCGATGGACACGGCGCGCGACATCATCGACCGCCGCGTCAATGCGCTCGGCACGCGCGAGCCGACGATCATTCGCGAAGGCGACGACCGCATCGTCGTCCAGGTTCCGGGGCTTCAGGACCCGCAGGCGCTCAAGGATCTGATCGGCAAGACCGCGCGGCTTGAATTCCGCATGGTCGACGCCAACGCCGACCCCGCTGAAGCGGCCGCGGGGCGCGTGCCGGTGGGAAGCGAGATCGTCCCCTATGCCGAAGGCGAAGGGACCGGCGCAGCCTTCGAGGTGCTGAGCCGGCAGGTGATGATCAGCGGCGAACAGCTGATCGATGCCCGGCAAAGCTACGATCCGCAGTCCAATCTTCCGGTCGTAACGATCCGGTTCGATTCGGGCGGGTCGAGCACCTTTGCCCGCGTGACGCAGCAGAATGTCGGCAAGCGCTTCGCGATGGTCCTTGACGGCAAGGTGTTGTCGGCTCCCTCGATCAACGAACCGATTCTGGGCGGCAGCGCACAGATTTCGGGCAATTTCACGGTCGCGAGCGCCAACGCGCTCGCCATTTCGCTCAGATCGGGCGCGCTGCCGGTGAAGATGGAAGTGGTCGAAGAGCGCACGGTCAGCCCCGAGCTCGGCGCCGATTCGATCGAAAAGGGCATCATCGCGGGCATCATCGCGACCGTCGCGGTGCTGACGATGATGATCCTGGTCTACGGCCGCTTCGGGGTTTATGCGAACATCGCGCTCGTCTTTAACATCTTCCTGATCATTGCGATCATGGGGGCATTCAATGCGACGCTGACGCTCCCCGGTATCGCTGGCTTCGTGCTGACGATTGGTGCGGCGGTCGACGCCAACGTGCTGATCAACGAACGCATCCGCGAGGAGCTCAAACGCGGGCGACGTCCGTTTCAGGCTGTCGAACTCGGCTATTCGGAAGCGAGCCGCGCGATTTTCGACGCCAACGTCACCAACGTCATCGCAGCGGCGCTGATGTTCTGGTTCGGCTCGGGTCCGATCAAGGGCTTCGCCGTGGTGCTGACCATCGGCATCATCACCAGCGTTTTCACCGCGGTTACCGTCACGCGCATGTTCGCAGCCCACTGGCTGCGTTCCCGGCGCCCCGCGGCGATCACGCTTTAA
- the secF gene encoding protein translocase subunit SecF: MRLLKLVPDDTNIDFLRWRRVASAASFLLVVISIALVAVRGLNFGIDFVGGQSVRVEFPAEMPPMEDIREAVSKVGLGEATIQQFGSEKAVSIRTLLPEGENVTADSAGQQLVAGIQKAFPTARTGAVETVSGKVSGELLRTGALSLGLAMLAISIYIWVRFEWQFGVGAMGRLFHEVALTFGFFAVTQIQFDLNSVAALLTIVGYSLNDTIVVYDRVRENLKKYRKMEIVPLLNLSINETLARTVMTSVSMLLALGVLVIFGPDVIFGFSAAMLLGVFVGTYSSILMSTPVLVWLKVGPHSFVPRTAEGGAERVTRSDDGAVV, from the coding sequence ATGCGCTTGCTCAAACTCGTCCCCGACGACACGAATATCGATTTTCTGAGGTGGCGGAGGGTCGCCTCGGCCGCGAGCTTCCTGCTCGTTGTCATCTCGATCGCGCTGGTCGCGGTGCGCGGACTGAACTTCGGTATCGATTTTGTCGGCGGCCAATCGGTCCGCGTCGAATTTCCCGCCGAAATGCCGCCGATGGAAGACATTCGCGAAGCGGTCAGCAAGGTCGGTCTCGGCGAGGCGACGATCCAGCAGTTCGGCTCCGAAAAGGCGGTGTCGATCCGCACCCTGCTTCCTGAAGGCGAGAATGTCACCGCCGACAGCGCGGGCCAGCAGTTGGTCGCGGGCATCCAGAAGGCCTTCCCGACCGCAAGAACCGGCGCGGTCGAGACCGTGTCGGGTAAGGTGTCGGGTGAGCTGCTGCGCACCGGTGCGCTGAGCCTCGGGCTCGCGATGCTGGCCATCTCGATCTACATCTGGGTTCGCTTCGAATGGCAGTTCGGTGTCGGCGCGATGGGGCGCCTGTTCCACGAGGTCGCGCTGACCTTCGGCTTTTTTGCCGTGACGCAGATCCAGTTCGACCTCAACAGCGTTGCGGCGCTGCTGACGATCGTCGGCTATTCGCTGAACGACACGATCGTGGTCTATGACCGGGTGCGCGAGAATCTGAAGAAATATCGCAAGATGGAGATCGTGCCCCTGCTCAACCTCAGCATCAACGAGACGCTCGCGCGCACCGTGATGACGAGCGTTTCGATGCTGCTCGCGCTCGGGGTCCTCGTGATCTTCGGTCCTGACGTGATTTTCGGCTTTTCGGCCGCGATGCTCCTTGGCGTATTCGTTGGCACCTATTCGTCGATCCTGATGTCGACGCCGGTCCTTGTCTGGCTGAAGGTCGGTCCGCACAGCTTCGTCCCGCGCACCGCCGAGGGCGGCGCAGAGCGCGTGACGCGCTCGGATGACGGCGCGGTGGTCTAG
- a CDS encoding glycosyltransferase, producing the protein MTAPLRILSIATLFPDAARPNFGLFVEKSLRALAAQSGAELTIAAPVGLPPFPASLHRRYRALRTLPLKEEWGGLTVHRPRFALIPRYGVRLNPARIARAVLAAVRGQTFDVVDAQFFYPDGPAAMRVAAALGLPFSIKARGADISHFGHDRASRPQLLAAAGRAAGLLAVSDAMRRDMQAIGIDPAKVALHYTGVDTSVFSPGDRAAARAALGMGEAPAIATVGALIPRKGQALVIEALAELPGVHYWLAGSGEEEGRYRALARRLGVADRVHLMGPVAQADLPQLYRAADAVVMPSASEGLANAWVEALACGTPIVISEAGGAAELVTSPKAGRIVERTPTAIADAVAAILADPPLPSAVAATLAGRFNWERNGRELAEHLRRCAGRTGA; encoded by the coding sequence ATGACGGCCCCACTTCGCATTCTCTCGATCGCGACGCTCTTTCCCGACGCGGCGCGCCCCAATTTCGGATTGTTCGTCGAAAAGAGCCTTCGCGCGCTTGCCGCCCAGTCGGGCGCCGAGCTCACCATTGCCGCGCCGGTCGGACTGCCGCCCTTCCCTGCCTCGTTGCACCGCCGTTACCGGGCGCTGCGCACGCTTCCGCTCAAGGAGGAATGGGGAGGCCTTACCGTCCATCGCCCACGCTTCGCGCTGATCCCGCGCTACGGCGTGCGTCTCAACCCGGCGCGGATCGCGCGTGCAGTGCTCGCGGCAGTGCGCGGTCAGACGTTCGATGTCGTCGATGCGCAATTCTTCTACCCCGACGGCCCCGCCGCCATGCGCGTCGCGGCGGCGCTTGGCCTGCCCTTTTCGATCAAGGCGCGCGGCGCCGACATCAGCCATTTCGGCCATGACCGGGCGAGCCGGCCGCAGCTCCTTGCCGCAGCCGGGCGCGCCGCAGGACTTCTCGCCGTTTCGGATGCGATGCGGCGCGACATGCAGGCGATCGGCATCGACCCTGCCAAGGTCGCGCTCCACTATACAGGTGTCGATACGTCGGTCTTTTCGCCAGGCGATCGCGCCGCGGCGCGTGCCGCGCTCGGCATGGGCGAGGCTCCGGCAATCGCAACCGTCGGCGCGCTTATTCCGCGCAAGGGCCAGGCACTGGTCATCGAGGCGCTCGCAGAGTTGCCGGGCGTTCATTACTGGCTCGCCGGGTCGGGTGAGGAGGAAGGCCGCTACCGCGCACTCGCGCGGCGGCTGGGCGTTGCAGACCGCGTGCATCTGATGGGTCCCGTCGCCCAAGCCGATCTGCCCCAGCTCTATCGCGCGGCCGACGCCGTGGTCATGCCCTCAGCGAGCGAAGGCCTTGCCAACGCCTGGGTCGAGGCGCTTGCTTGCGGGACGCCGATCGTGATCAGCGAAGCGGGCGGGGCCGCCGAGCTTGTGACCTCGCCCAAGGCCGGCCGCATCGTCGAGCGCACCCCCACCGCGATTGCCGACGCGGTCGCGGCGATCCTCGCCGACCCGCCGCTGCCCTCCGCAGTTGCCGCAACCCTTGCCGGGCGCTTCAACTGGGAACGAAACGGGCGCGAACTGGCCGAGCATCTGCGCCGCTGCGCCGGTCGAACGGGCGCCTAG
- a CDS encoding helix-turn-helix domain-containing protein, which yields MINSIRAVRRAKGLTLEEVALRCDPPTTAQTIGRLETGTRTLSLDWMNRIAKALSVDTAELVQLPQDTQLSITALLGADGAHAPARPEQALTARPTEDMIALRVTSSVGDYRAGDEIWCRRIDGDWSTALNRDLLVPRPAGRYVFARLLNVDGEKLHLLPPGTGQRQQVVRSPPWAAVAVRLIRNL from the coding sequence ATGATCAACAGTATTCGCGCGGTGCGCCGGGCCAAGGGGCTCACGCTGGAGGAAGTGGCGCTTCGCTGCGACCCGCCAACCACGGCCCAGACGATCGGTCGCCTCGAAACGGGCACCCGGACCTTGTCGCTTGACTGGATGAACCGCATCGCGAAAGCGCTCTCCGTCGACACGGCCGAGCTAGTCCAACTCCCGCAGGATACCCAGCTCAGCATCACGGCCTTGCTCGGCGCCGACGGCGCACACGCCCCGGCGCGCCCCGAACAGGCGCTCACCGCGCGTCCGACCGAGGATATGATCGCACTGCGCGTTACCTCATCGGTCGGCGACTATCGCGCGGGCGATGAAATCTGGTGCCGCCGTATCGACGGCGACTGGTCGACCGCTCTCAATCGCGACCTTCTGGTTCCCCGTCCCGCTGGCCGCTACGTTTTCGCACGGCTGCTCAACGTCGATGGCGAAAAGCTCCACCTGCTTCCCCCTGGAACCGGTCAGCGGCAGCAGGTGGTCAGAAGCCCCCCCTGGGCAGCGGTGGCGGTGCGGCTCATACGTAACCTCTGA
- a CDS encoding OprO/OprP family phosphate-selective porin, whose translation MRKRLTATLLATTMFAMPAAARAQAMNAEEAAALRGELASLRAKVDALEARLGSAPLVPAPAPASSSDPAPQEAGKPGASIAWKGAPQIKTADGWSFKPRGRMQLDAANIDAPDGTGIRGGLATEFRRVYLGVDGEIPGGFSYRVEADFANEEVELTDVYFTYGTGALSVTVGQIKPFWSLDEMTSDLFTSAMERAAFTQAFGFGRRVGLSAQYKGDALLLEGGVFGANARELFDDDNRSVSVDARAVWMPKAKNVQWHIGASFHLRDLGDPAATLRYRARPFAHSTDVRLVDTGALDAKGERGMGLEAAVIAGPFHAAGEAYWQTVRRRAGANPTWFGGYAEVGMVLTPGDRRGYKEGAFDRLKPSRPITKGGIGAIEMNARYDHLDLNDQDVVGGRQQTALLSLVWAPIDFVRLTANYGKLWISDSPVAAVTGERDYSADTFGLRTQIDF comes from the coding sequence ATGCGCAAACGCCTGACCGCCACCCTGCTTGCGACAACGATGTTTGCCATGCCCGCCGCGGCGCGCGCGCAGGCGATGAACGCCGAGGAGGCGGCCGCGCTACGCGGCGAGCTTGCATCGCTGCGCGCCAAGGTCGACGCGCTGGAGGCCCGGCTTGGCTCCGCGCCCTTGGTGCCGGCGCCCGCGCCTGCGTCGTCGTCCGATCCCGCACCGCAGGAGGCGGGAAAGCCTGGCGCCTCGATTGCGTGGAAAGGGGCCCCCCAGATCAAGACCGCTGACGGGTGGAGCTTCAAGCCGCGCGGACGGATGCAGCTTGACGCAGCGAACATCGACGCACCGGACGGGACCGGAATCAGGGGCGGACTCGCGACCGAGTTTCGCCGCGTCTATCTTGGCGTCGACGGCGAGATCCCAGGCGGCTTTTCCTACCGCGTCGAAGCGGATTTTGCGAACGAGGAGGTCGAGCTCACCGACGTCTATTTCACCTACGGCACAGGGGCGCTGTCGGTAACGGTCGGGCAGATCAAACCCTTCTGGTCGCTCGACGAGATGACGAGCGATTTGTTCACCAGTGCGATGGAACGCGCGGCCTTTACGCAGGCCTTCGGCTTTGGACGGCGGGTTGGCCTGTCGGCGCAATACAAGGGGGATGCGCTGTTGCTCGAGGGCGGGGTGTTCGGGGCGAACGCGCGCGAACTCTTCGACGACGATAACCGCAGCGTCAGCGTCGATGCGCGCGCGGTGTGGATGCCGAAGGCGAAAAATGTCCAGTGGCACATCGGCGCATCGTTCCACTTGCGCGACCTCGGTGATCCAGCGGCAACGCTGCGCTACCGCGCGCGGCCCTTTGCTCATTCCACCGATGTGCGCCTCGTGGATACCGGGGCTCTCGATGCGAAGGGCGAGCGGGGCATGGGCTTGGAGGCCGCGGTGATTGCAGGGCCGTTCCATGCTGCGGGCGAGGCCTATTGGCAGACCGTGCGCCGGCGCGCGGGCGCCAATCCGACATGGTTCGGCGGCTATGCCGAGGTCGGCATGGTGCTGACCCCAGGCGACCGGCGCGGGTACAAGGAAGGCGCTTTTGACCGGCTCAAGCCGTCACGGCCGATCACAAAAGGCGGTATCGGCGCGATCGAGATGAACGCTAGATACGATCATCTCGATCTCAATGACCAGGATGTGGTGGGCGGCCGTCAGCAGACGGCGCTGCTCTCGCTCGTCTGGGCGCCCATCGACTTTGTCCGCCTGACTGCCAATTATGGCAAGCTGTGGATCAGCGATAGTCCTGTCGCGGCGGTGACGGGCGAGCGGGATTATTCGGCGGACACCTTCGGGCTGCGGACGCAGATCGATTTTTGA
- the leuC gene encoding 3-isopropylmalate dehydratase large subunit, with amino-acid sequence MTRGRTLYDKIWDAHAVAEDDGETLLYIDLHLLHEVTSPQAFAALAAAGRQVRQPQRALALSDHNVPTEGQAAGPAGVADDEARAQLEALSANADHFGIERFAMGDPRGGIVHVVGPEQGRSQPGMTIVCGDSHTSTHGAFGALAFGIGTSEVEHVLATQTIRQRRSRNMRITVSGALAPHVFAKDLALHILGLIGVDGAGGHVIEYAGTAIGALSMEARMTLCNLSIEMGARAGLVAPDETTFAYLKGRPAAPRGAAWDAALARWRALSSDRDACFEREVQIDAAGVRPMVSWGTNPSQVVPVGGLVPDPSAMANAERRAAAERALAYMDLAPGTPIANIRIDRVFIGSCTNSRIEDLRVAADIVRGRRVAPHVRAMVVPGSGLVKRQAEDEGIADILQAAGFDWREPGCSLCVGMNPDRLNPGERCAATSNRNFENRQGRGGRTHLMSPALAAASAIAGSIVSPEDLG; translated from the coding sequence ATGACGCGCGGGCGCACACTTTACGACAAGATCTGGGATGCACATGCCGTCGCCGAGGACGATGGCGAGACGCTGCTCTACATCGACCTTCATTTGCTCCACGAAGTCACCTCGCCGCAGGCCTTTGCCGCGCTCGCCGCCGCGGGGCGGCAGGTGCGCCAACCGCAGCGGGCGCTCGCGCTTTCGGACCATAATGTCCCCACCGAGGGGCAAGCTGCAGGTCCTGCGGGCGTTGCCGACGACGAGGCGCGCGCGCAGCTCGAGGCGCTTTCAGCCAACGCGGACCATTTCGGAATCGAGCGCTTCGCCATGGGGGACCCGCGCGGCGGCATTGTCCATGTCGTGGGCCCCGAGCAGGGGCGCTCGCAGCCCGGCATGACGATCGTGTGCGGCGACAGCCACACCTCGACCCACGGCGCCTTCGGCGCGCTCGCTTTCGGAATCGGCACAAGCGAGGTCGAGCATGTGCTCGCGACCCAGACGATCCGCCAGCGGCGCTCGCGCAACATGCGGATCACCGTGAGCGGCGCGCTTGCGCCGCATGTCTTCGCCAAGGATCTTGCCCTCCACATCCTGGGTCTCATCGGCGTCGATGGCGCGGGCGGGCATGTCATCGAATATGCGGGGACGGCGATCGGCGCGCTGTCGATGGAAGCGCGGATGACGCTGTGCAATCTCAGCATAGAAATGGGAGCACGCGCGGGGCTTGTTGCTCCCGACGAGACGACCTTTGCCTATCTGAAGGGGCGCCCCGCAGCGCCCCGAGGGGCGGCCTGGGATGCAGCACTCGCGCGCTGGAGGGCCCTGTCGAGCGACAGGGACGCCTGCTTCGAGCGCGAAGTGCAGATCGATGCCGCAGGCGTGCGGCCGATGGTGAGCTGGGGCACCAATCCCTCGCAGGTGGTGCCGGTTGGCGGCCTGGTTCCCGACCCTTCGGCGATGGCCAATGCCGAGCGTCGCGCCGCCGCCGAGCGCGCGCTTGCCTATATGGATCTTGCGCCGGGAACGCCGATCGCAAACATCCGGATCGACCGCGTGTTCATCGGTAGCTGCACCAACAGCCGCATCGAGGATTTGCGTGTCGCGGCAGACATTGTTCGCGGCCGCCGCGTCGCGCCGCATGTCCGCGCGATGGTCGTTCCGGGGTCGGGGCTGGTAAAGCGGCAGGCGGAAGACGAGGGGATCGCCGACATATTGCAAGCCGCAGGCTTTGACTGGCGGGAGCCCGGCTGCTCGCTCTGCGTCGGGATGAACCCTGACCGTCTGAACCCCGGTGAGCGCTGCGCTGCGACCTCGAACCGTAATTTTGAAAACCGGCAGGGCCGCGGCGGACGCACCCATCTCATGAGCCCTGCGCTTGCCGCGGCGAGTGCGATCGCGGGGTCGATCGTCTCGCCCGAAGATCTGGGTTAG
- the leuD gene encoding 3-isopropylmalate dehydratase small subunit — protein sequence MEKFVRLRAVAAPFPLANVDTDMIIPARFMKSLTRDGLGRHLFQELRYSADGSERADFILNHPSCRNAGILVADRNFACGSSREHAAWALADFGIRCVIAPSFGDIFASNARKNGLLLIRLADTVCERLRRAITRSQYAPIEVDLEAQTITLASGETIGFTVDPGDRRVLLEGLDDIDRTLRHVDAIARYESAP from the coding sequence TTGGAAAAATTTGTGCGGCTAAGAGCGGTGGCTGCCCCCTTTCCGCTCGCCAATGTCGACACCGACATGATCATTCCCGCGCGCTTCATGAAGTCCCTCACCCGGGATGGCCTCGGCAGGCATCTCTTCCAGGAATTGCGCTATTCGGCCGATGGCTCGGAGCGCGCAGATTTCATTCTCAATCACCCCTCGTGCCGCAACGCGGGCATCCTCGTTGCCGACCGCAATTTCGCCTGCGGCTCGTCGCGCGAACATGCAGCCTGGGCGCTTGCCGACTTCGGGATCCGCTGTGTGATCGCACCGAGCTTTGGCGATATCTTTGCCAGCAACGCCCGCAAGAATGGCTTGCTGCTGATCCGCCTTGCCGACACCGTGTGCGAGCGGCTGCGCCGCGCGATCACCCGTTCCCAATATGCGCCGATCGAGGTCGATCTTGAGGCGCAGACGATCACGCTCGCGTCGGGCGAGACGATCGGGTTCACGGTCGATCCGGGCGATCGCCGCGTACTGCTCGAGGGGCTGGACGATATCGACCGGACGTTGCGCCACGTCGATGCCATCGCGCGCTACGAGAGCGCGCCCTAG
- a CDS encoding MarR family winged helix-turn-helix transcriptional regulator — MAKKAQSYRHPAEFYTNPENSIGYLARVVFRSFSRLLERRTLAYDVSAGQWRFLRQLWREDGITQRELSERVGMREPTTVVALKGLEKAGFITRRKTEDDRRKTFIFLTPHAKKLELTLAPMNAEIHEIATRGMTDEEVETLQSLMRRVIENLADETQKLAVLSDVKA, encoded by the coding sequence TTGGCCAAGAAAGCCCAAAGCTATCGGCACCCCGCCGAATTTTACACCAACCCGGAAAACAGTATCGGCTATCTGGCGCGAGTGGTGTTCCGCTCCTTCTCGCGGCTTCTTGAACGCCGCACGCTTGCTTATGACGTATCGGCGGGTCAGTGGCGCTTCCTGCGCCAGCTGTGGCGCGAGGATGGCATCACCCAGCGCGAGCTCAGCGAGCGGGTCGGAATGCGCGAACCCACCACGGTCGTTGCGCTGAAGGGCCTTGAGAAGGCAGGCTTCATCACGCGAAGGAAGACCGAGGACGATCGGCGCAAGACCTTCATTTTTCTGACCCCGCACGCAAAGAAGCTCGAGCTCACTCTTGCACCCATGAACGCCGAGATTCATGAGATTGCAACGCGCGGGATGACCGACGAAGAGGTCGAAACGCTGCAGTCGTTGATGCGCCGCGTGATCGAAAATCTGGCCGATGAAACGCAAAAATTGGCCGTGCTTTCGGATGTGAAGGCCTGA
- a CDS encoding NADPH-dependent FMN reductase, with amino-acid sequence MTKIAVIVGSTREGSYNQALARLAAARLEAHGARVTALDLAALDLPIYSEALEKEAFPPGALALKQHLLEQDGVLFVSPEYNGSVPALLKNAIDWASRPTGDESLVALTAFRGKAAAIMSASVSPFGGLRGLAHLRQILNTIQMVVIPEQVLVPLAHTGFDDEGELKEPLPASLVDMTAARLVRVAAALAA; translated from the coding sequence ATGACAAAGATTGCGGTAATCGTCGGCAGCACGCGCGAGGGGTCGTATAATCAGGCGCTGGCGAGGCTCGCGGCCGCGCGGCTCGAGGCACATGGTGCAAGGGTGACGGCGCTCGATCTCGCGGCGCTCGACCTGCCCATATATTCGGAGGCGCTCGAGAAAGAAGCGTTTCCGCCAGGCGCGCTCGCGCTCAAGCAGCATCTCCTCGAGCAGGACGGGGTGCTGTTCGTCTCGCCCGAATATAATGGATCCGTGCCCGCGCTGCTCAAGAACGCCATCGACTGGGCGTCGCGCCCGACAGGCGATGAGAGTCTGGTCGCGTTGACCGCCTTTCGCGGTAAGGCGGCTGCGATCATGTCGGCCTCGGTCAGCCCTTTTGGCGGCCTGCGCGGGCTCGCGCATCTCAGACAGATCCTGAACACGATCCAGATGGTCGTGATCCCCGAGCAGGTGCTGGTTCCGCTCGCCCATACAGGCTTTGACGACGAGGGCGAGCTCAAGGAGCCGCTTCCCGCTTCGCTGGTCGACATGACCGCTGCCCGGCTGGTCAGGGTCGCGGCCGCCCTCGCGGCCTAG
- a CDS encoding MarR family winged helix-turn-helix transcriptional regulator: MRTNQLIIALFQRFCWLDEGLQARLHDHGWPDVNRPQSMVMTNIVSGIVRPSDIARNLGVSRQAIHSTINQMVKLGIVRLDVDPSDRRNMIVSLTDLGARMREDAQRSMDALSAQIAARLGQDRFDALMAALEADWGDNIERKPAAPSPGS, from the coding sequence ATGCGCACCAATCAGCTAATCATCGCCCTCTTCCAACGCTTCTGCTGGCTCGACGAGGGACTGCAGGCGCGGCTCCATGACCACGGCTGGCCCGATGTAAACCGGCCGCAGTCGATGGTGATGACGAACATCGTCAGCGGCATCGTGCGCCCGTCCGACATCGCACGCAACCTGGGCGTTTCGCGGCAGGCAATCCACAGCACGATCAACCAGATGGTCAAGCTCGGCATCGTCAGGCTCGACGTCGATCCCAGCGATCGGCGCAACATGATCGTATCGCTGACCGACCTTGGCGCCCGGATGCGCGAGGACGCGCAGCGTTCGATGGACGCGCTGTCAGCGCAAATTGCTGCACGGCTCGGGCAGGACCGCTTCGATGCGTTGATGGCCGCCCTCGAGGCGGACTGGGGCGACAATATCGAGCGAAAGCCTGCCGCCCCTTCACCCGGCAGCTAG